The Leishmania braziliensis MHOM/BR/75/M2904 complete genome, chromosome 4 genome includes a window with the following:
- a CDS encoding phosphoacetylglucosamine mutase-like gene: protein MEFEQAASSSSHAIFTSMFFDELMRIIDSEFPLRHDPAKNPLTYGTAGFRSNAALLPPVAARVSMIAALRCMYYQGKRTAAGHNAPCTVGVMITASHNPYMDNGFKIIDPDGGMLVASWEEWCTRAANAPSGSDLKQVMMDCLAHDPNAFQLKQYSRCQVHFSRDTRPSGEEIANAGLRTLRLLQNITPRSYPPISTPYMHFAIAKANELGLADESEFPSYYGELLAGFEEMYLFASAGSQLCEKEGHLQQLVVDCANGIGSLMMRELIAASKQQSDFTALATFFEVHLVDCNCQDETMLNTKCGADYAKQHTSPSAAMSAWPSASPPGVNPTATHFYSLDGDADRVVAFLYDPKRDYKWVLLDGDRISILYAMLLHKWLGEEQMKALDVSVVQTAYANGASTEFLEKQLRMQVYTAATGVKNLHPIARARDVGIYFEANGHGTVLISEKVITEAASTGSEKAALLAAMRRLVSQCCGDAIADILMCEVALRALNMTFQDWADLYVDHPCKQTKVTVAHRDRITTTLDERRALSPTGMQDEIDAAVSLALSRCEAARAFVRPSGTEPVVRVYAEATDPSVCESLSAEVVKIVEAYCS from the coding sequence ATGGAGTTCGAGCAAGCAGCATCATCGAGCTCACATGCTATTTTCACTAGCATGTTTTTCGATGAATTGATGCGCATTATTGACTCTGAGTTTCCTCTGCGTCACGACCCTGCGAAGAACCCACTCACATATGGAACGGCAGGGTTCCGTTCTAATGCTGCACTTCTTCCACCGGTGGCAGCCCGTGTTTCCATGATAGCTGCTCTCCGATGTATGTACTATCAAGGGAAacgaacagcagcaggccacAATGCACCTTGCACGGTGGGCGTTATGATCACGGCATCTCACAATCCGTATATGGATAACGGATTCAAAATTATTGATCCTGACGGAGGAATGCTTGTAGCATCCTGGGAAGAGTGGTGCACACGTGCGGCGAATGCCCCGTCCGGAAGCGACTTGAAACAAGTCATGATGGATTGTTTGGCGCATGATCCTAATGCGTTTCAGCTCAAACAGTACTCGCGCTGTCAAGTACACTTTTCCAGAGACACGAGACCGAGTGGTGAAGAAATCGCAAATGCAGGACTGAGGACGCTGCGTCTTTTACAGAATATCACCCCCAGATCTTACCCGCCTATTTCGACGCCTTACATGCACTTCGCGATAGCGAAAGCGAATGAACTCGGCTTAGCGGATGAGTCAGAGTTTCCATCCTATTATGGAGAGCTTTTAGCTGGCTTCGAGGAGATGTATCTCTTTGCAAGTGCGGGCTCGCAGCTGTGTGAGAAAGAAGGTCATCTACAGCAACTTGTTGTTGACTGTGCCAACGGTATCGGCTCCCTAATGATGAGGGAGCTCATTGCTGCTTCAAAACAGCAATCTGACTTCACAGCGTTGGCGACCTTTTTTGAGGTGCACCTGGTGGACTGCAACTGCCAAGATGAAACGATGCTGAACACCAAATGCGGGGCCGACTATGCAAAACAACATACAAGTCCCTCCGCCGCAATGTCTGCGTGGCCGAGCGCTTCTCCACCAGGTGTGAATCCTACTGCCACACACTTTTACTCCCTCGATGGCGATGCGGACCGCGTTGTTGCATTTCTTTATGACCCAAAGCGAGATTACAAGTGGGTCTTGCTGGACGGTGATCGAATTTCCATCCTTTATGCAATGTTATTGCATAAATGGCTTGGTGAAGAGCAGATGAAGGCATTAGATGTGAGTGTTGTACAGACAGCCTACGCAAACGGTGCGTCCACAGAGTTTCTTGAGAAGCAGCTCCGTATGCAAGTGTACACCGCTGCTACAGGAGTCAAAAATCTCCACCCGattgcgcgcgcgcgcgacgtGGGAATCTACTTTGAGGCAAACGGTCACGGTACAGTGTTGATATCTGAAAAGGTGATCACAGAGGCTGCTTCAACCGGATCTGAAAAAGCAGCACTGCTCGCCGCGATGCGGCGTTTGGTGTCCCAGTGCTGCGGCGATGCGATTGCCGATATTCTGATGTGTGAAGTCGCTCTGAGGGCCCTGAACATGACATTTCAGGACTGGGCCGACTTGTACGTTGATCATCCTTGCAAGCAGACCAAGGTCACTGTGGCACACCGTGACCGGATCACGACCACTCTTGATGAGCGCCGAGCACTGTCACCTACTGGTATGCAGGATGAAATTGATGCCGCTGTTTCGTTGGCTTTATCACGGTGCGAGGCGGCGCGAGCCTTTGTCCGGCCCAGCGGTACGGAGCcagttgtgcgtgtgtacgcgGAGGCCACTGATCCATCCGTGTGTGAGTCCCTCTCGGCAGAGGTCGTCAAGATTGTTGAGGCCTACTGCAGTTGA